One genomic segment of Lujinxingia vulgaris includes these proteins:
- a CDS encoding tetratricopeptide repeat protein, translating into MKLTSHSALSGRRLLALLISASLLATPTMAFAQDDSRARATQFYEQASEAYSQGHFARAIDLLERAFAHDQNLVYKYNQILAYQGLGEYEEALRILDIYAEPMESDGRFDDIMEIRAQLEEAIAEKDATVAKPPHDGENTEESSTEAPAIEAPPEVEEPQPNILAWSLIGAGGVALAGGALFGSGVLIGDTIERIDTSQTRDGYFDVYGDGEFTREDDLNTVKTHGGITIGLLVGGAALGIAGTTLLVLDQSTDRDDSATLSISPAAGPGFAGASLRGQF; encoded by the coding sequence TTGAAGTTAACGTCCCACTCCGCTCTCTCCGGCCGCCGCCTGCTGGCGCTGTTGATCTCCGCGAGCCTCCTGGCCACCCCGACGATGGCCTTTGCCCAGGACGACTCCCGCGCGCGCGCCACCCAGTTCTACGAGCAGGCCAGCGAGGCCTACAGCCAGGGCCATTTTGCCCGCGCCATCGACCTGCTCGAGCGCGCCTTCGCCCACGATCAGAACCTGGTCTACAAGTACAACCAGATCCTGGCCTACCAGGGCCTTGGCGAGTACGAGGAGGCCCTGCGCATCCTCGACATCTACGCCGAGCCCATGGAGAGCGACGGGCGTTTTGACGACATTATGGAGATCCGCGCCCAGCTCGAAGAGGCCATCGCCGAAAAGGATGCGACGGTGGCGAAGCCCCCCCATGATGGCGAAAACACAGAGGAATCGTCGACCGAAGCGCCGGCGATTGAGGCGCCCCCGGAGGTCGAAGAACCTCAGCCCAACATCCTGGCCTGGTCGCTCATCGGCGCCGGCGGTGTGGCCCTGGCGGGCGGCGCGCTTTTTGGAAGCGGGGTGTTGATCGGGGATACGATCGAGCGCATCGATACCAGTCAAACACGCGATGGCTATTTTGATGTTTATGGTGATGGAGAATTCACCCGAGAAGATGACCTGAACACCGTGAAAACCCACGGCGGGATCACCATAGGTCTCCTTGTCGGAGGAGCTGCTCTCGGCATTGCCGGCACCACCCTGCTTGTTCTGGACCAGAGCACCGATCGCGATGATAGCGCCACGTTGAGCATCTCCCCGGCCGCTGGCCCGGGATTTGCGGGAGCCAGTCTCCGTGGTCAATTCTAA
- a CDS encoding serine/threonine protein kinase — protein sequence MPICPKCREKNPALGAKCPRDGFYYVYESALEDAETDPRIGTLAAEKYVILGLISEGGMGAVYRALQLPVEREVALKVLRTELQDSNKGRERFIQEARAISRLSHPNIITLHDFGFERETHPYMVMEFAPGVELTRWMWGRNMTAERLLHVGRQILSALAEAHRRDIVHRDLKPENVIITTTGHDGDFPKLLDFGIARLINEGSTRGLTREGEVFGTPHYMSPEQAQGKREIGPQADVYAMGVMFYELFTGEPPFDAEAPLSVLFMHINDPMPTLIPRAGIKAPEWLDGFIAQATRKDPAARYQNAGEMLTALDRLMSGEAPEARAAEVAPTAEERAAASAPTDPLIAAPPTSPVADTDPDPQGSSPQAGPAIDDPMVAAFENTPTDPDAPPAAHASANTVFLGDDLQEDGAAPQRRGLYAGLAILILLLLVGGVVMMNRSTTPTTDAPVAVAEPSSPAEANLEAAPTEAPEVPEVLAEEAPEAPAEEVDVVETAPEAPTEVEAPAEEPPVETARAKPEPEEAPAEPPPTRQRETTAEREADQPDEAGEDDEGPTKFGSPDSVPRKFGRPPTSTN from the coding sequence ATGCCTATCTGCCCTAAATGCCGTGAGAAAAACCCGGCCCTCGGCGCCAAATGCCCCCGCGACGGCTTCTATTACGTCTACGAGAGCGCCCTCGAAGACGCCGAGACCGATCCGCGCATCGGCACGCTGGCCGCCGAAAAATACGTGATCCTGGGGCTCATCAGCGAAGGCGGCATGGGCGCGGTCTACCGCGCGCTGCAACTTCCGGTGGAGCGCGAGGTCGCCCTCAAGGTGCTGCGCACCGAGCTGCAGGACTCCAACAAAGGCCGCGAGCGCTTTATCCAGGAAGCCCGCGCCATCTCGCGCCTCTCCCACCCCAACATCATTACGCTGCATGACTTCGGGTTTGAGCGCGAGACCCACCCCTACATGGTCATGGAGTTCGCGCCCGGCGTGGAGCTGACCCGCTGGATGTGGGGCCGCAACATGACGGCCGAGCGTCTGCTGCACGTCGGCCGCCAGATCCTCTCGGCGCTGGCCGAAGCGCATCGCCGCGACATCGTGCACCGCGATCTCAAGCCCGAAAACGTCATCATCACCACCACCGGGCACGATGGCGACTTCCCCAAGCTCCTCGACTTCGGCATCGCTCGCCTCATCAACGAGGGCTCCACCCGCGGGCTCACCCGCGAGGGCGAGGTCTTTGGTACGCCGCATTATATGAGTCCGGAGCAGGCGCAGGGCAAACGCGAGATCGGCCCCCAGGCCGACGTCTACGCCATGGGCGTGATGTTCTACGAGCTCTTCACTGGCGAGCCGCCTTTTGACGCCGAGGCCCCCCTCTCGGTGCTCTTTATGCACATCAACGATCCGATGCCCACGCTCATCCCCCGCGCGGGTATCAAGGCCCCCGAGTGGCTCGACGGCTTCATCGCCCAGGCCACCCGGAAAGATCCCGCCGCGCGTTATCAAAACGCCGGCGAGATGCTCACGGCGCTGGACAGGTTGATGTCTGGAGAGGCCCCGGAGGCGCGCGCCGCCGAAGTCGCCCCCACCGCAGAAGAGCGCGCCGCGGCCAGCGCCCCCACCGATCCCCTCATCGCCGCGCCACCGACCAGCCCCGTGGCCGACACCGATCCCGATCCCCAGGGATCGTCGCCGCAGGCGGGCCCGGCCATCGACGACCCGATGGTCGCCGCGTTCGAAAACACGCCCACCGACCCGGATGCTCCGCCGGCCGCACACGCCAGCGCAAACACGGTCTTTCTCGGCGACGACCTTCAGGAAGATGGCGCCGCGCCTCAGCGTCGCGGCCTTTACGCCGGGCTGGCGATCCTCATTCTGCTCCTGCTCGTGGGCGGCGTCGTGATGATGAACCGCTCCACCACCCCGACCACCGACGCGCCGGTGGCCGTCGCCGAGCCCTCCTCGCCAGCAGAAGCCAACCTCGAAGCAGCGCCGACCGAAGCGCCCGAAGTTCCAGAAGTTTTGGCAGAAGAGGCGCCCGAAGCCCCGGCTGAGGAGGTCGACGTCGTCGAAACCGCCCCCGAAGCCCCGACCGAGGTCGAGGCGCCGGCGGAAGAGCCCCCGGTCGAGACGGCCCGCGCCAAACCCGAGCCCGAAGAAGCCCCGGCCGAGCCGCCCCCCACACGCCAGCGTGAGACCACCGCCGAGCGCGAGGCCGACCAACCCGACGAGGCCGGCGAAGACGACGAGGGCCCCACCAAATTTGGTAGTCCCGACAGCGTCCCCCGCAAGTTTGGACGGCCGCCCACCTCCACCAACTAA